In Choloepus didactylus isolate mChoDid1 chromosome X, mChoDid1.pri, whole genome shotgun sequence, a genomic segment contains:
- the LOC119522689 gene encoding disabled homolog 2-like translates to MLNEVETSTTNGQPDQQAAPKAPLKKKKKKGSEKTDEYLLARFKGDGVKYKAKLIGIDDVPDAREDKMSQDSMMKLKGMAAAARSQGQHKQKLWVNISLSGIKLIDEKTGVIEYEHPVNKISFIACDVTNNRAFSYVYGREGQHQFFAIKTGQQVKPLVIDLKDLFQVIYNVKKKEEEKKKTEEANKAVGNGSENLLTLDDQTTKLKLGIDQMDLFGDMSTPPDLNSPTSSVNDLLPSDLFAPPISESPGQMSPTGQPATQQTNPLYLFKISVSVPLGPLMGLGGVPVTPPQAGPWNPPPSLVFSQSPSMVPLGFGQLLIFGTRPAVPGWNQPSSFAASTSPPAPAVWGRLASVAANAWPSTTSLGNPFQSNIFPAPVPAQSSFMLPSPLVAPPQPSPRTAAAQDISKDAFTALDPLGDKDIKGVKEMFKDLQLRQPPVPARKGEQTFSGTSSAFSSYFHSKVGIPKDNADHDDFDANQLLSKINEPPKPAPRQGALPVTKSADNAFENPFSKGSFSSSPQIPVSPQPAAPNVYRDPFGNPFV, encoded by the coding sequence ATGTTGAACGAAGTAGAGACAAGTACAACCAACGGTCAGCCTGACCAACAGGCTGCACCAAAAGCCccattgaagaagaaaaagaagaaaggctctGAAAAGACAGATGAGTATCTTTTGGCCAGGTTTAAAGGTGATGGTGTGAAATACAAAGCCAAGCTAATTGGCATTGATGATGTGCCAGATGcaagagaggataaaatgagcCAAGATTCTATGATGAAACTAAAGGGAATGGCGGCAGCTGCTCGGTCTCAAGGACAACACAAACAAAAGCTCTGGGTCAACATTTCGCTATCTGGGATAAAATTAattgatgagaaaactggggtaaTAGAATATGAACATCCAGTgaataaaatttctttcattgcttgtgatgTGACAAACAACCGGGCATTCAGTTATGTATATGGAAGAGAAGGCCAACACCAGTTTTTTGCCATAAAAACAGGGCAGCAGGTCAAGCCATTGGTCATTGATCTTAAAGATCTTTTTCAAGTTATCTacaatgtaaagaaaaaagaagaagaaaagaaaaagactgaagaaGCCAACAAAGCAGTAGGGAATGGGAGTGAGAACCTCTTGACTCTTGATGACCAAACTACCAAATTGAAATTGGGTATTGACCAGATGGATTTGTTTGGGGACATGTCTACACCTCCTGACCTAAATAGTCCAACATCTTCAGTCAATGACTTGCTCCCATCAGACCTTTTTGCTCCTCCCATCTCAGAATCTCCAGGCCAGATGTCACCTACAGGACAACCTGCAACCCAACAGACCAACCCTCTGTATCTCTTCAAAATAAGTGTTTCTGTCCCACTAGGGCCCCTAATGGGTCTAGGTGGTGTACCAGTTACACCCCCTCAGGCAGGACCATGGAACCCCCCACCATCCTTAGTCTTCAGTCAGTCCCCTTCAATGGTCCCTTTAGGATTTGGTCAGTTGCTTATTTTTGGCACAAGACCAGCTGTTCCAGGTTGGAACCAGCCTTCATCCTTTGCAGCCTCAACTTCCCCTCCAGCCCCTGCTGTTTGGGGCCGTTTAGCATCTGTGGCAGCTAACGCTTGGCCCTCAACAACCTCCTTAGGGAATCCTTTTCAGAGCAATATCTTTCCAGCTCCTGTGCCAGCCCAATCCTCTTTTatgctcccttctcctctggtCGCTCCTCCTCAGCCATCTCCCAGAACTGCTGCTGCCCAGGACATCTCCAAAGATGCCTTCACTGCCTTAGACCCACTAGGGGATAAAGACATTAAGGGAGTAAAAGAAATGTTTAAGGACTTACAACTGCGGCAGCCTCCTGTACCTGCAAGGAAGGGAGAGCAGACTTTCTCTGGGACTTCCAGTGCTTTCTCCAGTTATTTTCACAGCAAAGTTGGCATTCCTAAAGATAATGCAGACCATGATGACTTTGATGCTAATCAGTTGTTGAGCAAAATCAATGAACCACCAAAGCCAGCTCCAAGACAAGGTGCCCTGCCAGTTACCAAATCTGCTGACAATGCATTTGAGAACCCTTTCTCTAAAGGTTCTTTCAGTTCTTCACCACAAATCCCTGTGTCTCCTCAACCCGCAGCTCCTAATGTATATAGGGATCCTTTTGGAAatccatttgtataa